A single window of Priestia filamentosa DNA harbors:
- a CDS encoding glycosyltransferase family 4 protein — protein MKIAIFTDTFTPDVNGVAKTLKRLTEHLRNEHISFQLFAPDSTGEKPYSLNVHRFMSLPFFLYPQCRLALPNMLKIRQQLQSFKPDIIHVATPFNVGLCGIHYAKKFNVPLVGSYHTDFDQYLSYYDLEFLSPLVWKYMKWFHRSMKTIFVPSQDTKETLMRRGFSNLSIWSRGVDHRLFHPHYHKKNVRDAYHIKEPYVITYVGRLAPEKNLELLMNVAQALPSKLQDNVHWLIIGDGPMKKQLEQKAPRNMSFTGFLKSKEIAPLYAASDLFFFPSTTETFGNVVLEAAASGIPTVAANAGGVKSIVKDRKTGFLCDPTTPDEFIKAVILLLTRHHDRLQMGNEARHYALTQTWDNIFANLLTQYEETISVASTTSKLA, from the coding sequence ATGAAAATTGCCATCTTCACAGATACCTTTACACCTGATGTTAATGGGGTCGCGAAAACATTGAAAAGACTCACGGAGCATTTGCGTAATGAACATATTTCATTCCAACTTTTTGCTCCTGATAGTACGGGAGAAAAGCCATATTCGCTCAATGTTCATCGATTTATGAGCTTACCGTTTTTTCTTTATCCACAATGTCGGCTCGCCCTTCCCAACATGCTCAAAATCCGGCAACAGCTTCAATCTTTCAAACCAGATATTATTCATGTAGCGACTCCCTTCAATGTAGGACTTTGTGGAATTCACTATGCTAAAAAATTCAACGTCCCTCTCGTTGGTTCTTATCATACTGATTTTGATCAATATCTTTCTTACTATGATTTAGAGTTTCTTTCTCCTCTTGTCTGGAAGTATATGAAATGGTTTCATCGCTCAATGAAAACGATTTTTGTACCTTCTCAAGATACAAAAGAAACGCTTATGCGACGTGGTTTTTCTAATCTTTCCATTTGGTCCCGTGGCGTTGATCATCGCCTTTTTCATCCTCACTACCATAAAAAAAATGTTCGGGATGCTTATCATATTAAAGAACCCTACGTTATTACATATGTTGGGCGTCTTGCTCCTGAAAAAAATTTAGAACTTCTAATGAATGTGGCTCAGGCCCTTCCTTCCAAGCTGCAAGATAATGTCCATTGGCTCATTATTGGCGATGGGCCAATGAAAAAACAGCTTGAACAAAAGGCACCTAGAAATATGTCTTTCACAGGATTTCTAAAAAGCAAAGAAATTGCACCTTTGTACGCAGCCTCTGATTTGTTTTTTTTCCCTTCTACAACCGAAACGTTTGGAAATGTTGTTCTTGAAGCTGCTGCTTCAGGAATCCCAACAGTTGCAGCAAATGCAGGAGGAGTAAAATCGATTGTCAAAGATAGAAAAACAGGTTTTTTATGTGATCCTACTACCCCTGATGAGTTTATTAAAGCTGTGATCCTTCTTTTAACAAGGCATCATGATCGACTGCAAATGGGAAATGAAGCTCGTCATTACGCCCTTACTCAAACATGGGATAACATTTTCGCCAACCTTCTTACTCAGTATGAAGAAACAATTTCAGTTGCTTCTACAACAAGTAAGCTTGCTTAA
- a CDS encoding phosphatase PAP2 family protein yields the protein MERWLKRAYIFECFLFRSLNNQFHRKWLNGYFRFITHLGGAAVSISVCLLLLFLPFETLKAASLASALALALSHIPVALLKKLYPRKRPYLQIINSYVLQNPLRDHSFPSGHTTAIFAISTPFIISFSVLSLLLLPLSLSVALSRIYLGLHYPSDVAAGMLIGSSFGYGCFSFFL from the coding sequence ATGGAAAGATGGCTAAAAAGAGCCTATATATTTGAATGCTTTTTATTCCGTTCACTTAACAACCAATTTCACCGTAAATGGTTGAACGGGTATTTTCGTTTTATTACACATCTAGGAGGAGCAGCTGTCTCCATCAGCGTTTGTCTCTTACTTCTTTTCTTGCCTTTTGAAACATTGAAGGCAGCAAGTTTGGCAAGTGCTTTAGCACTAGCTTTAAGTCATATCCCAGTTGCTCTCTTAAAAAAACTTTATCCAAGAAAACGACCTTATCTTCAAATTATAAACAGCTATGTTTTACAGAATCCTTTGCGTGATCATTCTTTTCCATCTGGTCATACGACAGCTATTTTTGCTATCTCAACACCTTTTATTATTTCATTTTCTGTTCTTTCTCTTTTGCTTCTTCCACTTTCATTAAGCGTCGCACTCTCGAGAATTTATCTTGGTCTTCATTACCCAAGCGATGTTGCAGCTGGTATGCTTATTGGCAGTTCATTTGGCTATGGATGTTTTTCTTTTTTTCTGTAG